In Triticum urartu cultivar G1812 chromosome 6, Tu2.1, whole genome shotgun sequence, the following proteins share a genomic window:
- the LOC125512479 gene encoding probable glycosyltransferase 7: MPASQDAPCMPSRRLRCARSTAPRDGRRHRAALVRITGTGTGMVRSLLGDALLFSAGAAVGAVLLLTLASPFTPPAVLLARRSSSAGDRGASGRTFYDDPEVTYTVDRPITGWDEKRAQWLRAHPELAGGGGEGRVLMVSGSQPTPCRSPTGDHVLTRLLKNKADYCRLNGVQLLYNTALLRPSMDRYWAKIPLIRAAMVAHPEAEWVWWVDSDAVLTDMDFRLPLRRYRGHNFVVNGWPSLVYDEASPSWTGLNAGVFLVRNCQWSLDFMDAWAAMGPDSPDYRRWGAVLTSTFRDKVFNESDDQSALVYMLQHKGSPWRGKVFLENDYYFQGYWVEIVGRLGDIAARYEAMERRAPAAALLRRRHAASWDHAAHAAAREAALAGAGLAESGVRGWRRPFVTHFTGCQPCSGDRNRDYSGDSCGDGMRRALNFADDQVLRGYGFRHAGPLSDDVRPLPFDYPAAAGRR, from the coding sequence ATGCCAGCCAGCCAGGACGCGCCATGCATGCCATCGCGGCGCCTGCGTTGCGCTAGAAGTACAGCGCCCCGAGACGGCAGACGGCACCGGGCTGCTCTGGTTCGCATCACTGGCACTGGCACCGGCATGGTGCGCTCCCTGCTCGGCGACGCGCTCCTCTTCTCCGCCGGCGCCGCGGTGGGCGCCGTGCTGCTGCTCACGCTGGCATCGCCGTTCACTCCGCCCGCCGTCCTGCTGGCAAGACGGTCCTCGTCCGCTGGTGATCGTGGTGCCAGTGGGCGCACGTTCTACGACGACCCGGAGGTGACGTACACCGTGGACCGTCCCATCACGGGGTGGGACGAGAAGCGCGCCCAGTGGCTCCGCGCGCACCCGGAgctggccggcggcggcggcgaggggcgcgTCCTGATGGTGTCCGGCTCGCAGCCGACGCCGTGCCGCTCCCCCACGGGCGACCACGTGCTGACGCGGCTCCTCAAGAACAAGGCGGACTACTGCCGCCTCAACGGCGTGCAGCTGCTGTACAACACGGCGCTGCTCCGCCCGTCCATGGACCGGTACTGGGCCAAGATCCCGCTGATCCGGGCCGCCATGGTGGCGCACCCGGAGGCGGAGTGGGTCTGGTGGGTGGACTCGGACGCCGTGCTCACCGACATGGACTTCCGCCTCCCGCTGCGCCGGTACCGGGGCCACAACTTCGTCGTCAACGGCTGGCCGAGCCTCGTGTACGACGAGGCGAGCCCGTCGTGGACGGGCCTCAACGCCGGCGTGTTCCTCGTGCGCAACTGCCAGTGGTCGCTCGACTTCATGGACGCCTGGGCCGCCATGGGGCCCGACTCGCCGGACTACCGCCGGTGGGGCGCCGTGCTCACGTCCACGTTCAGGGACAAGGTGTTCAACGAGTCGGACGACCAGTCGGCGCTGGTGTACATGCTGCAGCACAAGGGCAGCCCGTGGCGGGGCAAGGTGTTCCTGGAGAACGACTACTACTTCCAGGGCTACTGGGTGGAGATCGTGGGGCGGCTCGGCGACATCGCGGCGCGGTACGAGGCCATGGAGCGGCGggcgccggcggcggcgctgctgCGGAGGCGGCACGCGGCGAGCTGGGACCACGCGGCGCACgcggcggcgagggaggcggcgctgGCGGGCGCGGGGCTCGCGGAGAGCGGCGTGCGCGGGTGGAGGCGGCCGTTCGTGACGCACTTCACGGGGTGCCAGCCCTGCAGCGGCGACCGGAACCGGGACTACTCCGGGGACAGCTGCGGCGACGGAATGCGGCGCGCGCTCAACTTCGCCGACGACCAGGTGCTGAGGGGCTACGGGTTCCGGCACGCCGGCCCGCTCAGCGACGACGTGCGGCCGCTGCCGTTCGATTACCCCGCGGCGGCCGGGAGGCGCTGA
- the LOC125512480 gene encoding DNA-directed RNA polymerases IV and V subunit 4-like: protein MPPNSILLSNCEAAEMLQKIQGHMAILSEDPTIKIPESFDKAFQYAKEGNHFTSAKSVKEILEPLKDYGVNDGEICMIANIGPETIEEVYALIPSLKATRSINEGKIVEALAALANIKVSK from the exons ATGCCTCCAAATTCTATATTGTTATCGAACTGTGAAGCAGCAGAAATGTTGCAGAAAATTCAAGGACATATGGCTATCTTATCAGAGGATCCGACTATAAAAATTCCCGA gTCGTTTGACAAGGCCTTTCAATATGCAAAAGAAGGAAATCACTTCACCTCTGCGAAGTCGGTGAAAGAAATTCTGGA ACCTCTTAAAGACTATGGTGTTAATGATGGCGAG ATATGCATGATAGCGAACATTGGGCCTGAGACCATCGAAGAGGTTTATGCACTGATACCATCTCTCAAG GCTACTAGGTCCATCAATGAAGGCAAGATCGTGGAGGCTCTTGCTGCCCTCGCTAACATAAAAGTCTCCAAGTGA